The stretch of DNA aaatagctcaaatattgttcatattcatgtttatatttataaatatcactctttacggttgtacAAGAAAAActtttataagtaggattataaacttttctaatataatgcacaaagtgagggttagaaggaaaactatagggtaagcacataacaataaccatttttgccaattcttcccgatctttttttggatcataatataaaataccatcggtaacagtgttaattcccggttgaaattgatttgacccggtactaaggtcagcctgactaggtgcacttgtcccctcggccaaagctttcatacgaaaatatttagctttatcttgagggtgtagcaatatgtgtctagtcaaacccccccccgacttccaacatatttaaaaactaactctttgccacaagttttacacttagccctatttttttctcttagttgagtaaaaaatggccaaacaagagatgtttctgcccgtttagaaggttgtctagaaaaagtaggggcagtaacatgagggtcagacgggggatcatttggattattattagttgggttaacttcaggagcaggactagtgagTGTATCGttatccggttgcgtttcatcaaaatctatttcttcttcatcattttcatcaatagttggattaccataaagagcattcatatattcatggtttaattgttcaccgggggcaatattatggcaaaattgactctcggtaaattataataaattattatcgctatcaagaatagcaggtgtaggacgggtaacaggttttggccggggagccgggggaagtggaggaggaacagattggccactagattcaccacttttgggttttcccttatttttactaaaaattatttttagggaataagccatcttaattaatcaagcaaagcaaataaaacaaacaaactataatattaaaacttaagagttggaacgagtttaccgaattgacgaacaacttgttgaaaaataattatcgttgaagacttgaagacttcaattcaccaacttcacaattttgcacaaattgtaacagttaagtaagcaattatagaagaatattagagagagattgagagagattgatgattttgtgagaaaaatgaaagaatgagggggtatttatagttgaaaatagggaaaaagtgtaattataaaaagtttggggttaaaacaaaatttggggggttaaatggctattttgcaaatagccaacgactattttggcagaccaaacggctagtttttaaatggccaaacggtcaattttttttaaaaaaattatccaTTGGGCCAGTTTAGGatcgcttgaaccggcccacttctgagccggtcccggtcctaaacagtcccggtctcgcgggcctcccctatgagaccggcccactacccggcccaccaccccacggtcccggtcctatccggttaggaccatttaggcccaccgcccatgtgggcttgcggtcctgggccggtaccggtcctaaccggcccacatgccacccctatcTGCCACAAACAATTTGATGATCACCACGAACAAGGATTTGAGATTCAGCTACCATGAATAAATGATTTTAAACTCGCACACTTCGAATCTTGACTTGCAAAAACTTGATTTGGATTTTTGATTGGAaattgaacttgattgcttgagtGCTTATCTCTTTGTGATCTACGTTGCAACTTCTTGATTTGTGCAGAAATGCTTGACTGCTTAAGTTCGTAGAGAAATTTGTGGCCTTTGATCCACTaactctctcttgcttcttgttgtGGATTATGATCTCTCTTTTAAGTTATGAGAACCTCTATTTATAATAAATGGAGAGAAGTGTTACAATGAGGACATACTTTTTTTCTCATGATTGGTTGACTTGGGTGACtgaccaatcagattgaagcgGTGATAAAGCCATATTTAATTGATCAGAATATGTCACTTGTAGTGTTATAACGACcagaccgatcgttttgagcatttgcacttcgctcggtggtttgagggcatgagtagctccgtatgatgtattatgacttgtgtgaatcatcgttTTTGGATTTcaggtgattcagaattgatttggaagaatgattctcaactaggaaactttaagttggaagagttgactaagctTGACTTTTTATTATTTGACattggatcagagttttgatggttctattaggtccggatggtgattttttacttgggcgtattcccggatttgcatttggatatttctagaaggtttcggcactacttggtgaaagttagaaatttgaagatttggaatattcataagtttgacagagagttgactttgatgatatcgtgttcagattgtggttccagAAATTGaattagcttcgttatgtcatttgggacttgtgtacaaagtttgaggtcattccggattgatttgatatggttcggaatgagttttggaagttgaaagttcattaagtttgatttaagGTGCAATTtgttgttttgatattgttatgcatgatttggggcctcgagtaagtccgtgttatgttatggaacttgttggtatattcggacggggtcccgaaagACTCGGAGGAGTTTCGGACGAGGATCAGATCGTTTTAGATCATTTTGGCTATGCTggttttgtggggggggggggttctggtgtgaccgcacctgtggagccttgggctcaggtgcggcaccgcagaagtAGTAATCAAAGCACAGGAGCGGAAAGTACAGCTGGGAGTAGGATTCCGCAAATGCGGAGGTTTCTTCGCATTTACGAAGGCATAGATGTGGTTGCTTTGGTGTAGAAGCGGGAAGGGCGGAGATGCGGAGCTTTTCATTGCACCTGCGATATCACAGAAGCGAATATTTTGCCCGTAGGTGCGAGGGTTGATTTTTCAGCTGTTTTTGCAGAAGCGGATGTCTTATCACAGAAGCGACGTCGTAGAAGCGGATcatttatcgcaaatgcgaaaatgtcTGGGCAGAACAATATTAATTCGAGGGTTGGTTCATTTTGTCATATTTTAAGTTgaggagctcggatttgggtgattttggaggcaattttcaccacatggattaaggtaagtgttctatactcagttttgattatatttcatgaatctaccttcgatTTTgttatttggattatgaattttgaagagaaattgagggtttttgtctaaatttCCCTAAAGCGAATTCTtggattttgaacatcgattcagagtcgaatttgagtgaaactagtatgcttggactcgtaattgaatgggttgtcagattttgtgagttttgtcgggtttcgaggtgcgggcccgtgtttgactttttggttcaCTTTGGGCTTTGATTGAcaattcaacctttatcgattggggtttgtttcctttgacattatttgatgttcttgaattgcttttgtctagtttcgagccgttcggaggttggtatgtgcgggatggcatttctagagtattgtttagcttgctcggtattggattcgccttgttcgaggtaagtaacacttataaactaggtgctgagggtatgaatcgctcaatatacgtgttatgtgttggtgttgaggtgatgcacatgctaggtgataggcgtgtgtgcgtgcaccgtgtgaatgaTGACTCAATTGATTCtttggtactgtgtagttatctaatcttgtttctatccatgaaattcctaTGTGTTAGAATAATTGAGCTGTGatctatgttagaaatcatgtttaggttgTATATTTGGACCGACTGAGGTCATTTCtcctgttgagttatttgcttaaattgcaattacatactcagtcatattcattcatttgtatATTATATCTGAGTctttgttatcatttgttgtcacatcatgttatcattgtttgggctgattggcatgagatttgtgagcccaagaaactggagagattgatgactgagtgaggccgagggcctgatagtgagtgatgattatgggatcgggctgcacactgtAACAAGATTTATTGATTCATgttgggatcaggctgcacgtcaCAACATTCCATGTtagcttatattagcgcttgggcaggttccgtccctccggagtctgacataccagtagtgaccATAGataccgagtgccgagtgccgagtgattgagtgtaccAAGTGATTgagagtaccgagtgattgagtgtgagatagtgagattgagtattttgagagtgtgagtacatgagttcttcactgtgatgcattacatttgacatgcatacttggtgtgtaggcataaagatacatttcctcatgttgtacggtattgtgatattcatgacttcacatgcacatggacatataggcatagagacgtactttcctcatgctatttgagaattaAATATCTCATCtattgttgaaagatttttggaaaattaCAGTTTTCTGAAATACTCATAGTTttgtgatttcggtgaaagatttagatttttacTAATATACCTGAAAATCACGCCTattttctgtaactgtgaacgagctgggCATCACATCTTTGATTTATTACTtgcattatttttattatattgttacgagttattCTTGACTATttgtgttggactctgaccgttgtccaagctcatcaccgctttcaacctaagattaggtttgttacttattgagtacatggggtcggttgtactcatactacacttcttaaTCTTGCATGCAGAGTTTAGAGCTGATGTTTCTGTATGTGGCAGGAGCTGACATTGAATATGTACCTGTGTTTCGGTTATAGCTGTCTCTTGTTCttagtagctttagatttatgaATCTGTTTAtctatatttcgaacagatgtatttatttcgtaccagctttgtaaactctaaatcttagaagcttatgatttgtactaccagtccttgggaattctttgtataaaagttcagttgtattatcattacttatcttagtaaatctcatttgaattgaattgttgctaattggcttacctagcgatttgggttaggtgccatcacgactagttggattttgggtcgtgataagttggtatcagagctctaggttcataggttctatgagttatGAGCAAAggactagtagagtcttgcggattagaatgatgacgtccatacctatcttcgagaggctacatggcatctaggataaactttccatctttttttccttatcgtgtggcattgattcagcttgaaacgtaactctttgaattccttccactcactcgtatgtgcatgtgagcgctcggtatcaactgtgcatcgaCGATTTGTGGATTCCACGGATGAGGTGTGAGATGCATTTCTATGTTTTGgcgatgggccagtctggaggacttgaggccaggtttagaccacaacttaggctcggtagtctcagttgtgtgagcatgtgcttttggacttatatatctggtagtatccctatgagtggaaattatggctcggtgagtggttggatggctatatgatgtgtATCATGTGACTGGGGGATGTGTTCAGATGATTTCAATGTGacgggaagagtttgcttgagatttGAAAAGGACTATTGTATGCTCGATTTCTTTGCATGTGTtatacagtcttgagttatgaaggtttttgagagaATATTTCgtgttatttcatttttggaatgaagtagattttcatgtcttgttgatgagtccagactcaggaagattaagtgattgcgtagtagttgtggccgTTAAAGggcatagagagatgtcagtttagggctaagcaggtgggttatcacttgcgaggtaatctacggatgcGTGATCCTTATAATgattgtgtggagagtttctttccatcagtgggttatatgtgttgcgatttgagtttggatccaTGGTGAAAGTTGACCTGACGGTcacgagcttagtagatgatttgtgGCATTTTGTCGGTTGTGTTGCAGGAACttgtgaaggatttagttgaatctcactacggattatggtagtaatagagtatgggtattgtgagttatcaagtgtttttgttctatggatttgagccaagtgggggagttttcCATcggcgatttgattgcatggttatgtgttatattggtttcggtctgaggcatacttatggaCTGGTTATGACTCGCAGAGGTTGGCtttgaggatgacttgagtaaggaatTTCTAGATGCATGATACATTGcactttatggatatatggaagTCTTGGAAATGGTCTATGGTTGATGTTCGTGATGGATGCAATGTACTAAGAAAAAAGGATTCGTTCGGTTGCTTAAAGGTATGgtttacttctttgggtgttgttgtgctaatggggcaggagtcgttcggcccgtttgggcgatGCAATTTTTGACcatattcattttttttaatcaCTTTTAGTATTTAAATAGTTTCTAAGTTAAATCTATATATTTTAGCTCTTATTTCAtctttataaattttatttacgaaaattaaaaatcacaaaaaattatattttcttgattttaaaatatttagctagtttttttattttacactcttaaaagaaaagaaagattaTTAATTAAAGCAAGAGCCAATGAGTCATTTCCATGTGGCAAGATTCTTCCTTATCGTTTGTAACAAACTCACTCACATGCTCTCCCTCAAAAAACTCACATGCACATACACACTCTTTTTTCTTGGCCATCGATTAATCCCTAAGACCTAATTTCCAGAGGCCCCCCACACACATAAAAGATCGGCTCCTATAAATTTCCCAATTCCCAGCATCCCAACCCCCTCATTCTCTAACCATGACCGACCTCACTtgaaagggaaaggaaaaaacGGAAAAGCAAAAGAAGAAGGAACGGAACagttgggggggggggatatAGCAGCAATGAGGAGGTAAAAACAGAGAGCACCTgtgaaatagagatagagagggaGGAAACAAAAACAGGGGAAAAATGGAAAAGAGAGGACAGAGATTCGGGAAAAGAGAATGATTTGTGGACTAAAAACCAAGCagtgccttcttcttcttctcgtGTGCAGCAACAGTAGATTTCTCCTTCCCTTCTTGTTTACTTGGTTTCACCTTCACCGTGGGAACACCATGAAAAGTACGGGCATAAAACTCCATTAAAGTCAGCTCTTCTCCATCTTTACATCCACacaaaacttcactttctttcctCAAAACTCCATGAAAACCGGCCTTTAAACACCCCCCCCCCTCCGGCGAAGATCAGCCGAGTAATCGAACTCCGTCAAAAGGTCCAACGAGTCAATTTTGTTTGAGGTTCCGGTTTAAAAGACGATCGTAGATTTTGACTTCTAGTCCAATTTTCAACGGATTTGCCGACGTTGAATTCATTTGTACGAGGTTCTTCATATAATTACAAATCTGAAATTGCTTCACTCAAGGTCTATTTCTACTCTAGATCTTTAGTTCGTGTATATTTTTATTCTTGTTTAATATGTTGACCTTTATATTGCTTgttcaatatttttatatttatgtggTGAATCGTTCTTAGTTTTAGATTTCTTGTGATGCTATACTGATTTTCAGTTTCATTTTGTTAGCTTTACAGTTACAATTTAGTAGTAGCTAGTAGGGCTTTTCGATTCCATTTGTTTGTTGAGCTACATGCTAGATTAGTTGAATGAATTTAATTTATTGTAATTAAATTTGGTTTAGAATTAGGGAATGAGAAGATTTAGCGTTATGCTCGTAGGTCAGTGTTGTATGTTGCAAAAATCAAAATGGGTCGTGTGGCTTAATTTGAAGTTGGACCGTTTGGGTTGCTGGTTACAAGTCTTAAAACCAGACTTTTACCTCAAGAATATTTGCTTGGTTTCGAAAGCACTTGAGTCGAACAAGTTTAATTTGCTAGGCCCCATTGATTTTAGTCGATATATTAGTGGTTAGACCACTCTTCCATAATAGATAATTAtctcataatttcaaaaatagagTAGTAATTTGTAAATATCTCTAAATAGAATAACTTGTCAATACTATAAATTGCCAAATATTTCTTGACTTCCAAAATAATTCCATAACCTATGGCCTTCACAATAATTTCAAAGTATGAAAAATAATCCATGAATACGTTAGAGTGCTTTAGGCGCAATTTTAATTAAtctatcgtgattatgtatacgttcgtgtaatataattatgattttcaaaattaataCCGAAGTACGCGTTCGCGCCACTTTGgccaaacaatcttaataattaataaagcgtAATTAATTAtatacacgttcgcgtgacatgattttaggcCCCCAAATAAAACGGATTTACGCACATGTGATCCGTTTCAAATATAAATCTATAATtcaataattaaaagcggtaaatacacataggttctaaaaataCGTAATTAAACAAATTAGTTAAGCCAGGAATGATTAAAGTAACCGTGATAAAACCACGGAATCCGGGAATGCCTAACActttctctcgggttaacagaattccttacccggtcttttgATTTTCGCAGAATTTAAAACAGAGTCAACTTACTCGATTTGGCATTTAAAATAAACCGctaacttgggacaccataaattattccaagtggagactctgaataaataaataatccaatTTCGAATAATGTTACTTTAAATGGAAAAACTCTCATATcccttcgggaaaaaggaggtgtgacagctctggcgactctggtGGGGAAAAGAACCCAGAATCTTTGGTTTatggttcagaattcgagcttgtaatgttatctatacttggctttcttgattattgatattgttgtgtttgtgggcctaatgtgctaattgtcgctcatttaccgttttgatattatttgaattgtataaactgtcttcttacgcctcccttctaaGTCTTCTGAAATTATTGTGCACACGtacgcgtggcccacttttctgttgGAGGTTgtaccaaatagaacgaggctgGATAAACAACTAggcgggtagactttcgtgctcccggtacattgcccccacctcggcttgagctgtccgcttgggtaagccatgtCTAGAATACACCCTaggtttaaacctagaataatatagcctcatgccggatccctagtagaaacgtttgtttgcatcgcgtgcatttgactttggggactcaatacATGCTAGGACATGTGTACCCGAAATAAAAGACCATTCTGATCCATCTTACGTGCTATTTGTGTATTTATTTGTTTCGACTTGCATGTTGTTCggctaaggaaagaaaatcaagagaaaagccaagagtgaggtaggagagAAAATTCACCCGGTTCTGAAAACCCCATTATTTGAAAATGTCCCGAAACTTTGCCgaaatgttttaaaaaaaatgaaaaatgaatttCAAAATGAGTCAATATCATGTTCTCCCAGTTATGTCAAAATtgacgaactacgcgggtctgattctcaccggatgtgagatacgtaggcaaacctcatcggttccggcccacaattttcaaaaaataaaaaatccaaaaaatatattttcctttacttccttctttagaaagtttttcttttagaccccaatttttaaaaaatacaaaaatattttcttttaatttcttcttaaaatccaaaaattttcattcttcttacgaaaattgaaaagaaaatttaagattcaaaatttcttttttctttagaagtatttctttcataaattcaaaataaaagtccaaaaattcaaaaatatttcctttcttctttagaagtttttctttcgaaatttaagaagaaaaaaaaagtcgaaattcaaaataaataaatattttctttcttctttataagtctttatttcggaaatttaaaaaaaaattcaaaatccaaaaaacaaaaagagttagtttatttcctttattcatgttcttcccgaactacgcaagatctgaatcatgttcccacatgatacataggcaacccacaTTAGGTTCGATCGACCATAAAAAAATAGTGTTAAAAAattgatgatgataataataaggaCCTATTTAGTCCATTCTAACGTatctcttattttgaattgtaaagaaaggttgaggtggtcggtttgtggtaaGCTGGCAACACAAGATCCAAGGAAAAATGACAACTGACATCGAAGTTGTTACGAGTGCTCAAGAGGCTCAAGGTCAGAGGGTTCAACAAGAGTCTACTGTGGTTGAGGAAAATAGTGTACTGAAGCAGCAAATGACTGAAATGTGTCAAGCATGGGCCAATGGCCAAGGACCGCCTTTTTCTATTCATGGTTTCCAGAGTTTACATCCATTTCGACTACTACCATTCTGGTCTCATTGCATGATCAATCCTATCCACCTGGGTTCAGTCTTTATCCCAACTGTATGACTACAGCTGGAACTTCTGTTGCGTGCTCCCAAAGTTTGCCATTGACAACCAATCAGACATCCACTACTATTATGCACGTCTTCACCATCCCACAACCGACAGTGGTGTAGAGGAAAACTCATGAGTCATAATTTGCTACCCAGCAAGAACAGTACCACTCTCCTAAGTACCACTCGTACCTATTTGATCTTCCTGCAAAGATTGAGAAGCCTGCCCAAAGATGGCACATGAAGAAATGACCCAAAGAATGAAAAGCTTAGAACAACAGTTGAAAAACATACAAGGGTTGGCAGGTCAGAAGAGTATTGCCTTCAAGGATCTATGTATGTTCCCTGATATTCatttgccacttggtttcaagactcccaaatttgaaaagtatgatgGACATGGAGACCCCATAGCCTAcctgaaaaggtattgcaatcaaCTAAGAGGTGCGGGAGGAAATGAAGAattactgatggcttattttAGGGAAAGCCCTACGGGAGTAGCCTCCAAATGGTTTATGGATCAAGACACATCTCGCCAGTATGTCTAGGATGAAATGGCCCAGGACTTTGTCAAACACTTCCAATACAACATCGACATCGCCCCAGACTGCAATTCCCTTTCCAACCTGAAGAAGAAACCAACTAAAAGTTTCAGggaatatgccattaaatggagagagcaagcggctagagttaagccacccatggatgaccACGAGCTAATCACTGTCATCCTTCAGGCTCAAGAGCCATATTATTTTCAAAATAGGATATCCGCAGTGGGAAAATCCTTCTCGgaagcaatcaaaattggggaaatggttgagaatggccttAAGACAGGCAGAATTATAAGTCAAACTGTTCTCAAAGCCGCAACTCAGGCTGTCCAAATTGAATCTGTTAATTTTAGTGACACgaatgagaaggatgaagaaaccatGATGTCATCAGGGTCGAGAAGAGGTCCTAGGAGAACATCTCCAAGGTATGACCACCCTTGTCTGGTTTTCGACGATTCCCCTGAGCACTACTACCCGCCTCAGAACCCATAACACTTTGTTGCTTCACCTCAGTATGTTGTCCAGCCACCAACACACCCCAGAAGGCGAGCATCAGCACCGCAAAATCTCTACCAGCC from Nicotiana tomentosiformis chromosome 11, ASM39032v3, whole genome shotgun sequence encodes:
- the LOC138901600 gene encoding uncharacterized protein, with product MAQDFVKHFQYNIDIAPDCNSLSNLKKKPTKSFREYAIKWREQAARVKPPMDDHELITVILQAQEPYYFQNRISAVGKSFSEAIKIGEMVENGLKTGRIISQTVLKAATQAVQIESVNFSDTNEKDEETMMSSGSRRGPRRTSPRYDHPCLVFDDSPEHYYPPQNP